Proteins from a genomic interval of Colias croceus chromosome 2, ilColCroc2.1:
- the LOC123700723 gene encoding uncharacterized protein LOC123700723, with protein sequence MVRLNDPKPLRCFKCLEVGHVQALCSSTVDRSNICYRCGDVGHKAGQCTATAARCVLCAEANRPADHRLGSQACKTKAKKGKQTRDGSKAPSLAAPAPTEAPTIEAAAMETQ encoded by the coding sequence ATGGTGCGTTTGAATGACCCGAAGCCCCTGCGCTGTTTCAAATGTCTAGAGGTGGGGCATGTCCAGGCCCTATGCTCTTCTACAGTGGACCGTAGCAATATCTGCTATCGTTGTGGGGATGTCGGACACAAGGCTGGTCAGTGCACTGCCACTGCCGCACGTTGTGTCCTCTGTGCGGAGGCAAACCGTCCGGCGGATCACCGGCTTGGGAGCCAAGCCTGTAAAACTAAGGCAAAGAAAGGAAAGCAGACGCGTGATGGCTCAAAGGCCCCCTCACTCGCTGCTCCGGCACCCACTGAGGCGCCGACTATTGAGGCAGCGGCTATGGAGACACAATAA
- the LOC123700734 gene encoding uncharacterized protein LOC123700734 — MGPDPPDPPKPPDVQERSMELDISQNKRQRCPSPESTDESPIKRFVPSDPILPSVNPSLFVDPILNNPIRYSGDEVGPYIVHVSRVENDPSAGLSIRPIKFGSFLYSQKVPNILRDGVKSVGRNRISVEFASAEDANNFLSLPALAEAKFKAFIPTYHITRMGIVKGIPVEWTMDDLVECAEFPNRHGRILKARRLNKKSSLDGITTWVPSQTVVLTFLGQVMPSKIYCRYTSLPVEIYHYPTIQCHKCCRFGHIRDQCRSKERCYKCTQNHSGDSCPIKESQALCVHCNGTHFAIDKNCPEHSRQKSIKLLMATEGISFEEASKLTPSVYRPFSETASFVFAPRSQHSPVFPIPSMKQSNSVRQTHPLNKTSYKKTYSIPPRTHAPLGKTYDVAAHRQITQELPSTQPNGCALSQNPDPPVVLNSNVELYVSALETFLKKTNSIPTNVAHRLINLISLFNSNGPHNPPVECSKHSSEMS, encoded by the coding sequence ATGGGCCCTGACCCACCCGATCCTCCTAAGCCCCCGGACGTCCAGGAAAGAAGCATGGAATTGGACATCTCTCAGAATAAGAGGCAAAGGTGTCCGTCACCTGAGTCTACAGATGAATCCCCAATTAAACGCTTTGTTCCATCAGATCCCATTTTACCTTCTGTTAATCCGTCTTTATTTGTTGAtcctattttaaataatcctATAAGATATAGTGGTGATGAAGTTGGACCATACATTGTCCACGTATCTCGCGTAGAAAACGATCCTTCTGCTGGCCTGTCCATCCGTCCTATCAAATTTGGATCTTTCTTGTACAGTcaaaaagtacctaatattttaagaGACGGAGTAAAATCTGTTGGCCGCAATAGAATATCGGTTGAGTTTGCATCGGCTGAGGatgctaataattttttatctttacctGCTTTGGCCGAAGCTAAATTTAAGGCATTCATTCCTACCTATCACATCACCCGCATGGGTATTGTGAAAGGAATACCTGTAGAATGGACCATGGATGATTTGGTGGAGTGTGCAGAATTCCCTAACAGGCACGGTCGCATACTTAAAGCACGTagacttaataaaaaatctagccTTGATGGGATTACAACTTGGGTCCCGTCCCAAACAGTGGTACTAACTTTCTTGGGCCAAGTAATGCCATCAAAAATCTACTGTAGGTACACTTCTCTCCCCGTAGAAATTTATCATTACCCAACCATCCAGTGCCACAAGTGCTGTCGCTTTGGGCACATCCGCGACCAGTGCCGCTCAAAAGAGAGGTGCTACAAATGTACACAAAACCACTCGGGTGACTCCTGTCCCATTAAAGAATCTCAAGCACTATGTGTCCACTGCAATGGCACTCACTTCGCCATTGACAAAAATTGCCCGGAACACAGCCGGCAAAAGTCAATTAAACTTTTGATGGCCACAGAAGGTATCTCATTCGAGGAAGCCTCTAAGCTTACCCCTTCAGTGTACAGACCCTTTTCGGAAACAGCCAGTTTCGTTTTTGCGCCCAGATCACAACATTCACCTGTTTTTCCCATCCCTTCTATGAAACAATCCAATAGTGTTCGTCAAACTCATCCTCTTAataaaacttcatacaaaaagaCCTATTCTATACCCCCTCGCACTCATGCACCACTAGGTAAAACGTATGATGTAGCTGCACACCGCCAAATAACTCAGGAATTACCTTCTACTCAACCGAATGGTTGTGCCTTATCCCAAAACCCTGACCCCCCGGTTGTACTCAACTCTAATGTTGAGCTTTATGTTTCAGCATTAGAaacttttcttaaaaaaacaaattcaatacCGACCAACGTTGCCCATAGACTAATAAATCTCATATCTCTATTTAACAGTAATGGCCCTCACAATCCTCCAGTGGAATGCTCAAAGCATTCGTCCGAAATGTCATGA